The proteins below are encoded in one region of Serinus canaria isolate serCan28SL12 chromosome W, serCan2020, whole genome shotgun sequence:
- the LOC103824800 gene encoding macrophage immunometabolism regulator-like: MWGRGCRENSTLLKMDINGKSRTTISTFPVPLAEVSSAGKTEAEKSRCSSTPCSPMRQTVSGYQILCMDSNYLVGFTTGEELLKLAQKYTGNEDNKGKSGLNLHSKQLDLGLACSSHLYKTRSRCYQPYEIPTVNERRRRRMPSSAEKCTKALSYEPYKALRGPLPLCLLKSKQAHSKSLDYLNLDKMSIQELADTDMLQYQLQHLTLRGDRMFSRNNT, translated from the exons ATGTGGGGCAGAGGGTGTAGG gaGAATAGTACATTGCTTAAAATGGACATAAATGGAAAGTCCAGAACTACCATATCTACCTTCCCTGTACCTCTAGCAGAGGTCAGTTCTGCAGgcaaaacagaagcagagaaatcaCGATGCTCCAGCACCCCCTGCTCACCAATGCGACAGACAGTTTCAGGCTATCAGATCCTTTGTATGGATTCTAACTACCTGGTTGGATTCACAACTGGAGAGGAGCTGCTAAAATTAGCTCAAAAGTATACAGGAAATGAAGATAATAAAGGGAAATCTGGGCTTAACTTGCACTCTAAACAGCTTGATTTAGGACTTGCATGTTCTTCCCATTTGTACAAAACTAGAAGTAGGTGTTATCAGCCATATGAGATCCCAACAGTAAATGAAAGGAGGAGAAGACGGATGCCAAGCTCAGCGGAGAAATGCACTAAGGCTTTATCATATGAACCTTACAAGGCACTTCGTGGTCCCCTGCCTCTTTGCCTTCTAAAGAGCAAACAGGCTCATTCTAAATCCCTGGACTACCTCAATTTAGACAAAATGAGCATTCAGGAACTTGCTGACACAGACATGCTACAATACCAGCTCCAACACCTTACCCTTAGAGGGGACCGTATGTTTTCAAGAAATAATACATGA